A DNA window from Castanea sativa cultivar Marrone di Chiusa Pesio chromosome 7, ASM4071231v1 contains the following coding sequences:
- the LOC142644185 gene encoding egg cell-secreted protein 1.2-like: MASGNLFMLFFLACLLAVTNVTATRDLYIKPGHRLAARLDTSEGLVPCWNALLELKSCSNEIVVFFLNGQADIGPDCCRAITIITHNCWPAMLTSLGFTAEEGNILSGYCDAAASVPSTAPSPSSPAPRA, encoded by the coding sequence ATGGCTAGCGGAAATTTGTTTATGCTTTTCTTTCTTGCATGTCTCTTGGCAGTGACAAATGTGACAGCAACAAGGGACTTGTACATTAAGCCCGGACACAGGCTCGCAGCAAGGCTTGATACCAGTGAAGGCTTAGTCCCTTGCTGGAATGCGCTATTGGAGCTCAAATCATGTTCAAATGAGATTGTTGTTTTCTTCCTCAATGGCCAGGCTGATATTGGTCCTGACTGTTGCCGTGCCATTACTATTATAACACATAACTGCTGGCCTGCCATGCTCACTTCACTCGGTTTCACAGCTGAGGAAGGCAATATTCTAAGTGGCTATTGTGATGCGGCAGCCTCCGTTCCATCTACAGCTCCTTCTCCAAGCTCACCAGCGCCTCGGGCCTAG